The following proteins come from a genomic window of Pseudomonas hygromyciniae:
- a CDS encoding S-type pyocin domain-containing protein, whose product MANNKDRPQVWRSYGTGTGGYRRLEPMNERELAAREALQQPYNAMLARQQAYEAKLQPASEPNPAPVVGCVFAKSCNLPDAIISYNTPSGYIPLDRLADYGEHAVLGGRETDATGRLPLQKISATVLPAGLGSLALGGSAITGAAAATGTVATGFMLGLVALLWPSTLGDSALYSDEQLRTLTRARTRVRLNIEQQADGSLKGYAFYTGKNRDWEMVDVVQFQLQGTQHVADLGDGVELIWTPAVDPADTLGIPALEAAPATPHIWVYPPTETAASIIVDPIYPPEYKDFILVFPSESGVKPLYIVVSWKYEDAPYHGKKGNSVKSKRPTNGLAALNDSIQVKPTEPRRVGIDPQTKEFVVIDRTTDELYHGHVRSWEELHQDMKNALIKAGKTNRKGKILGAEK is encoded by the coding sequence ATGGCCAACAACAAAGACAGACCGCAGGTCTGGCGTTCCTACGGGACCGGTACCGGTGGCTATCGCCGCCTGGAACCCATGAACGAGCGCGAACTGGCCGCCCGCGAGGCGCTCCAGCAACCCTACAACGCAATGCTCGCACGCCAGCAGGCCTACGAAGCAAAGCTTCAGCCTGCGTCAGAACCGAACCCCGCTCCTGTCGTCGGGTGCGTTTTCGCTAAGTCCTGCAACTTGCCGGACGCCATCATCAGCTACAACACCCCATCTGGTTACATTCCCCTGGATCGCCTCGCAGACTATGGCGAACATGCAGTGCTGGGCGGCCGTGAAACAGATGCAACAGGCCGGCTTCCTCTCCAGAAGATAAGCGCCACTGTATTGCCTGCCGGGCTTGGCTCGTTGGCACTGGGTGGCTCGGCCATTACGGGCGCGGCCGCTGCCACCGGGACCGTTGCGACAGGCTTCATGCTGGGCCTGGTAGCACTGCTATGGCCCTCAACGCTGGGCGACAGCGCGCTCTATAGCGATGAACAATTGCGCACCCTGACCCGCGCCCGCACCCGTGTGCGCCTGAATATCGAACAACAGGCCGACGGTAGCCTGAAGGGCTATGCCTTCTACACGGGAAAGAATCGTGATTGGGAAATGGTCGATGTCGTACAGTTTCAACTACAGGGCACGCAACACGTAGCGGATTTGGGTGACGGCGTCGAGCTGATCTGGACACCTGCTGTTGACCCTGCCGATACCCTTGGCATACCCGCACTGGAGGCTGCGCCAGCCACGCCTCACATATGGGTGTATCCGCCGACGGAAACAGCCGCGAGTATCATCGTCGACCCGATTTATCCGCCGGAGTATAAGGATTTCATTCTGGTATTCCCCAGTGAGTCAGGGGTAAAACCACTCTATATCGTGGTGAGCTGGAAGTACGAAGATGCGCCGTACCACGGAAAAAAAGGCAACTCCGTTAAAAGCAAAAGACCAACCAACGGTTTAGCCGCACTAAACGACTCAATACAGGTGAAACCTACAGAACCACGCCGAGTAGGTATCGACCCACAAACGAAGGAGTTTGTGGTCATAGATCGCACCACAGATGAGCTTTACCACGGTCATGTGAGGTCCTGGGAAGAGCTTCATCAAGACATGAAAAATGCGCTGATAAAAGCGGGTAAAACCAACCGCAAAGGAAAAATTCTCGGAGCAGAAAAATGA
- the nhaA gene encoding Na+/H+ antiporter NhaA produces MPLRSTFTRFFQLEAASGLLLIAAAALALIINNSPLSHLYNSFLEVPVAVQIGALQIAKPSLLWINDGLMALFFLLIGLEVKRELLDGHLSKPSQVVLPGAAAIGGMVVPALIYWALNKDNPAALGGWAIPMATDIAFALGVLALLGKRVPVSLKLFLMTLAIIDDLGAIIVIAIFYSSELSTASLAGAGACLVALIAMNRLGVVKLGPYLIIGLILWVCVLKSGVHATLAGVTLAFCIPLRTKNAEPSPLLGLEHALHPWVAYAILPLFAFANAGVSLAGVNLESFTHHVPMGIAAGLLVGKTVGVFGLTWLAVKTGLAALPTGANWGQVMGVAILCGIGFTMSLFVGSLAFVPGSSEYAGMDRMGILTGSILAALIGYAVTAMASRKQVTVNA; encoded by the coding sequence TTGCCTCTGCGTAGCACATTTACCCGTTTCTTCCAGCTTGAAGCGGCCAGCGGTCTGTTACTGATCGCTGCAGCCGCCTTGGCCCTGATCATCAACAACTCACCGCTGTCCCATCTCTACAACAGCTTCCTTGAAGTGCCCGTCGCCGTACAAATCGGTGCGCTGCAAATCGCCAAGCCGTCACTGCTATGGATCAACGACGGCCTGATGGCCCTGTTCTTCCTGCTGATCGGCCTGGAGGTCAAGCGCGAGTTGCTCGACGGCCACCTGTCCAAGCCTTCCCAGGTCGTGCTGCCAGGCGCAGCAGCCATCGGCGGCATGGTGGTGCCAGCACTGATCTACTGGGCGCTGAACAAGGATAACCCTGCGGCGCTGGGCGGCTGGGCCATCCCGATGGCCACCGATATCGCCTTTGCCCTCGGCGTACTGGCACTGCTGGGCAAGCGTGTACCGGTGTCGCTGAAGCTGTTCCTGATGACCCTGGCGATCATTGATGACCTGGGCGCCATTATCGTCATCGCGATTTTCTACTCCAGTGAACTGTCCACTGCGTCGCTGGCGGGTGCAGGCGCATGCCTTGTCGCGCTGATCGCCATGAACCGCCTGGGCGTGGTCAAGCTCGGGCCCTACCTGATCATCGGCCTGATCCTCTGGGTCTGCGTGCTCAAGAGCGGTGTGCATGCCACCCTGGCTGGCGTCACCCTGGCGTTCTGCATCCCACTGCGTACCAAGAACGCCGAGCCGTCGCCCCTGCTAGGCCTGGAACACGCCCTGCACCCGTGGGTGGCGTACGCAATCCTGCCGCTGTTCGCCTTTGCCAACGCCGGTGTGTCCCTGGCCGGGGTCAACCTGGAGAGCTTCACCCACCATGTGCCTATGGGTATCGCCGCAGGCCTGCTGGTGGGCAAGACCGTCGGTGTGTTTGGCCTGACCTGGCTCGCGGTGAAAACCGGCCTCGCGGCTCTACCGACCGGCGCCAATTGGGGCCAAGTCATGGGCGTGGCCATCCTGTGCGGCATCGGCTTCACCATGAGCCTGTTTGTCGGCTCACTGGCGTTCGTACCAGGCAGTAGCGAATACGCCGGGATGGACCGGATGGGCATTCTCACCGGTTCGATCCTTGCTGCATTGATTGGTTATGCAGTGACAGCGATGGCCAGTCGCAAGCAGGTGACGGTCAACGCGTAA
- a CDS encoding PLP-dependent cysteine synthase family protein, translated as MSDHRPWAREAIRIIEADFQRSADTHLIPLPLPGLPGIELYFKDESSHPTGSLKHRLARSLFLYALCNGWLKPGAPVIEASSGSTAISEAYFARLLGLPFIAVMPATTSQEKIAQIAFYGGKSHLVQDPTQIYAESERLAQESGGHFMDQFTYAERATDWRANNNIAESIFQQLRCERHPEPSWLISSPGTGGTTATLGRYVRYRQHCTRVLCADAERSVFFEYYQTGDASLRLDCGSRIEGIGRPRVEASFLPKVIDAMVKVPDALSLAAMHYLAQRLGRRVGGSSGTNLIGALIAAQQMQAAGESGSIVAILCDGGERYATTYYDDAWLIGQGYELEELIDAVAASVERGEPLPDSILRANI; from the coding sequence ATGAGCGACCACCGTCCGTGGGCCCGAGAGGCCATCCGCATTATTGAAGCGGACTTCCAGCGCAGCGCCGACACCCACCTGATCCCGCTGCCGCTGCCGGGCCTGCCGGGGATCGAGTTGTATTTCAAAGATGAATCCAGCCACCCCACCGGTAGCCTCAAGCACCGGCTGGCCCGCTCCCTGTTCCTGTATGCCCTGTGCAACGGTTGGCTCAAGCCCGGCGCACCGGTGATCGAGGCGTCCAGCGGCTCGACGGCGATCTCTGAAGCGTACTTCGCGCGCTTGCTGGGCCTGCCGTTCATTGCGGTGATGCCGGCCACCACGTCTCAGGAAAAGATTGCGCAAATCGCCTTTTACGGCGGCAAGAGCCATCTGGTGCAGGATCCCACGCAGATCTACGCCGAATCCGAGCGTTTGGCGCAGGAAAGCGGCGGGCACTTCATGGATCAGTTCACCTACGCTGAACGTGCTACCGACTGGCGGGCGAACAACAACATTGCCGAATCAATCTTCCAGCAATTGCGCTGCGAGCGGCATCCAGAGCCGAGCTGGCTGATTTCCAGCCCGGGTACCGGCGGTACCACCGCGACCCTCGGGCGTTATGTGCGTTATCGCCAGCATTGCACCCGGGTGTTATGCGCCGACGCCGAGCGTTCGGTGTTCTTCGAGTATTACCAGACCGGTGATGCCAGCCTGCGCCTTGACTGCGGTTCGCGAATCGAGGGCATTGGCCGGCCACGGGTAGAAGCGTCATTCCTGCCCAAGGTGATCGATGCGATGGTCAAGGTGCCGGACGCCTTGTCGTTGGCGGCCATGCATTACCTGGCGCAACGCTTGGGACGGCGGGTCGGGGGTTCCAGCGGTACCAATCTGATTGGCGCGTTGATTGCCGCGCAGCAGATGCAGGCGGCAGGGGAGTCGGGGTCTATCGTGGCGATTCTGTGTGATGGGGGCGAGCGTTATGCCACGACCTATTACGACGATGCGTGGCTGATCGGGCAA